A window from Mangifera indica cultivar Alphonso chromosome 2, CATAS_Mindica_2.1, whole genome shotgun sequence encodes these proteins:
- the LOC123209174 gene encoding calreticulin, protein MARMFPSFLSLTVLLSLSVAIASAHVFFEERFDDGWETRWVKSDWKKDDNMAGEWNYTAGKWPGDPNDKGIQTSEDYRFYAISAEFPEFSNKDKTLVFQFSVKHEQKLDCGGGYMKLLSGDVDQKKFGGDTPYSIMFGPDICGYSTKKVHAILNYNNANHLIKKEVPCETDQLTHVYTFILHPDATYSILIDNVEKQTGSLYSDWNLLPPKKIKDPEAKKPADWDDKEYIPDPEDKKPEGYDDIPKEITDPDAKKPEDWDDEEDGEWTAPTIPNPEYKGEWQPKKIKNPNYKGKWKAPMIDNPEFKDDPDVYVYPKLRYVGIELWQVKSGTMFNNVLVCDDPEYAKNLAEETWGKHKDAEKAAFEEADKKKEEEESKEATDSDVEDEDEGDDEDDSAFEKKSESDSSDKKDEEVHDEL, encoded by the exons ATGGATGGGAGACTCGTTGGGTTAAATCAGATTGGAAGAAAGATGATAACATGGCAGGAGAGTGGAACTACACCGCTGGGAAATGGCCCGGTGACCCCAATGACAAAG GCATTCAAACAAGTGAGGACTACAGATTCTATGCAATTTCAGCTGAGTTCCCTGAATTCAGCAACAAGGATAAGACACTTGTCTTCCAATTTTCTGTCAAGCACGAACAGAAACTTGATTGCGGTGGTGGCTACATGAAGTTGCTTAGTGGTGATGTTgatcaaaaaaaatttggtgGTGATACCCCTTACAG TATCATGTTTGGACCAGATATTTGTGGATACAGCACCAAGAAAGTGCATGCCATTCTAAACTACAATAATGCAAACCACTTGATCAAGAAGGAAGTTCCATGTGAAACTGATCAACTTACTCATGTTTATACATTTATCCTCCATCCAGATGCTACCTACAGCATTCTTATTGATAATGTGGAGAAACAAACTGGCAGCTTGTACTCTGATTGGAATCTTCTCCCTCCAAAGAAGATCAAGGATCCAGAGGCGAAGAAG CCTGCAGATTGGGATGACAAAGAATATATTCCAGATCCCGAAGACAAGAAGCCAGAG GGTTATGATGACATTCCAAAGGAGATAACAGATCCTGATGCCAAGAAG CCTGAGGATTGGGATGATGAGGAAGATGGTGAATGGACAGCCCCAACCATTCCCAATCCTGAGTACAAGGGTGAATGGCAACCAAAG AAAATCAAGAACCCTAACTACAAGGGGAAGTGGAAAGCACCAATGATTGACAACCCAg AGTTCAAGGATGACCCAGATGTTTATGTGTATCCCAAGTTGAGATATGTTGGCATTGAGCTGTGGCAG GTGAAATCTGGAACAATGTTTAACAATGTTTTGGTGTGTGATGACCCCGAGTATGCCAAAAATCTGGCTGAAGAAACTTGGGGAAAACATAAGGAT GCTGAGAAGGCAGCTTTTGAAGAGGCTGACAAGAAGAAAGAGGAGGAG GAGTCAAAGGAGGCAACTGATTCCGAT GTTGAGGATGAAGACGAaggtgatgatgaagatgattctGCCTTTGAAAAGAAATCTGAGTCGGATTCAAGCGACAAGAAGGATGAGGAAGTACAT GATGAGCTGTAA
- the LOC123209173 gene encoding pyrophosphate-energized vacuolar membrane proton pump-like, whose protein sequence is MEMASLSEGLTQVLIPAAALVGIVFALIQWYLVSKVKVSNEPGSNGYNDRLIEEEESEEGVNSLEVSIKCAEIQNAISVGATSFLFTQYKYLSVFMGVFSLIIFLFLGSVKGFSTKSEPCTYNTGNVCKPALANAFFSTVAFLLGALTSTLSGFLGMKIATYANARTTLEAKKGVGKAFIAAFRSGAVMGFLLAANGLFVLYVSINLFKLYYGDDWEGLYESITGYGLGGSSMALFGRVGGGIYTKAADVGADLVGKVERNIPEDDPRNPAVIADNVGDNVGDIAGMGSDLFGSYAESSCAALFVASISSFGINHNYAAMSYPLIVSSMGIVVCLITALFATDLFEIKSVNEIEPTLKRQLLISTVLMTAGIAMVTFFALPSEFTLYDFGTEKTVKNWYLFFCVAIGLWAGLAIGYTTEYYTSNAYSPVQDVADSCRTGAATNVIFGLALGYKSVIIPIFSIAVAIYVSFSLAAMYGIAVAALGMLSTIATGLAIDAYGPISDNAGGIAEMAGMSHKIRERTDALDAAGNTTAAIGKGFAIGSAALVSLALFGAFVSRAGLKTVDVLTPKVFIGLIVGAMLPYWFSAMTMKSVGSAALKMVEEVRRQFNTIPGLMEGRAKPDYATCVKISTDASLREMIPPGALVMLTPLIAGTLFGVETLAGVLAGSLVSGVQVAISASNTGGAWDNAKKYIEAGGSEHAKSLGPKGSDAHKAAVIGDTIGDPLKDTSGPSLNILIKLMAVESLVFAPFFAAHGGFLFKLL, encoded by the exons ATGGAAATGGCTTCACTGAGTGAGGGCCTTACACAAGTTCTCATCCCTGCAGCTGCTTTGGTGGGAATTGTCTTTGCTTTAATTCAATGGTACTTGGTCTCTAAAGTTAAAGTCTCAAATGAGCCTGGAAGTAATGGCTACAATGATAGGCTGATTGAAGAGGAAGAATCCGAGGAAGGCGTTAACAGTCTTGAAGTTTCGATCAAGTGTGCTGAAATTCAGAATGCCATTTCTGTTG GGGCAACTTCTTTCCTGTTCACCCAGTACAAGTACCTCAGCGTGTTCATGGGTGTATTCAGCctcatcatcttcctcttccTGGGTTCCGTCAAGGGTTTCAGCACCAAAAGTGAACCTTGCACTTATAACACCGGGAATGTTTGCAAACCAGCTCTGGCTAATGCTTTCTTCAGCACCGTTGCTTTCTTGCTCGGTGCCCTTACTTCAACACTTTCGGGTTTTCTAGGAATGAAAATTGCTACATACGCAAATGCTAGAACTACTTTGGAAGCAAAGAAGGGTGTTGGTAAGGCGTTTATTGCAGCTTTCCGCTCAGGTGCAGTGATGGGATTCCTTCTTGCTGCCAATGGCCTCTTTGTGTTGTATGTCTCAATCAATTTGTTTAAACTCTATTATGGTGATGATTGGGAGGGACTTTATGAATCTATTACCGGTTATGGTCTTGGTGGTTCCTCAATGGCACTCTTTGGGAGAGTTGGCGGAGGGATTTATACTAAAGCAGCTGATGTTGGTGCTGACCTTGTCGGGAAAGTTGAGCGAAATATCCCTGAGGATGATCCAAGAAACCCAGCT GTTATTGCCGATAATGTGGGCGACAATGTAGGAGACATTGCAGGAATGGGTTCTGATTTGTTCGGCTCATATGCCGAGTCATCTTGTGCAGCACTCTTTGTTGCTTCAATATCATCCTTTGGTATCAACCACAACTATGCAGCCATGTCTTATCCCCTTATTGTTAGCTCAATGGGGATCGTTGTTTGTTTGATAACTGCACTTTTTGCAACTGATCTGTTTGAGATTAAGAGTGTAAATGAAATTGAACCAACATTGAAGCGACAACTTCTTATCTCGACTGTTTTGATGACTGCTGGCATTGCCATGGTCACCTTCTTCGCTTTGCCATCAGAATTCACTCTCTACGATTTTGGGACTGAGAAAACTGTAAAGAATTG GTACCTTTTCTTCTGTGTTGCAATTGGTTTGTGGGCTGGTCTTGCTATTGGATATACCACAGAGTATTACACAAGTAATGCTTACAG TCCGGTGCAGGATGTAGCTGATTCTTGCAGGACTGGAGCTGCAACAAATGTGATCTTTGGTTTGGCTCTGGGATACAAATCTGTCATCATTCCTATTTTCTCAATAGCAGTTGCGATTTATGTGAGCTTTAGCCTGGCGGCTATGTACGGAATTGCTGTTGCTGCTTTGGGAATGCTTAGCACCATTGCCACTGGTCTTGCAATTGATGCTTACGGCCCTATAAGTGACAACGCCGGTGGTATTGCAGAGATGGCTGGAATGAGCCACAAGATACGTGAAAGAACCGATGCCTTGGATGCTGCTGGAAACACCACAGCTGCAATTGGCAAG GGTTTTGCAATTGGATCTGCTGCTCTTGTTTCCCTTGCTTTGTTTGGTGCCTTTGTCAGCAGGGCAGGCCTTAAAACAGTAGATGTTTTGACACCAAAGGTCTTCATTGGACTGATTGTAGGAGCCATGCTTCCTTACTGGTTTTCAGCCATGACAATGAAGAGTGTGGGAAGTGCAGCTCTCAAGATGGTCGAAGAGGTTCGTAGGCAGTTCAATACGATTCCCGGGCTGATGGAAGGCAGAGCAAAACCAGATTATGCAACTTGTGTCAAGATTTCTACTGATGCTTCACTCAGGGAAATGATCCCACCAGGTGCATTGGTTATGCTTACACCTCTCATTGCCGGAACCCTCTTTGGAGTTGAGACTCTTGCTGGGGTTCTTGCTGGTTCACTTGTTTCTGGTGTTCAG GTTGCCATTTCAGCTTCTAACACAGGAGGAGCATGGGACAATGCAAAGAAATACATAGAG GCTGGTGGTTCGGAACATGCCAAATCATTGGGTCCAAAGGGCTCAGATGCTCACAAGGCAGCAGTCATTGGTGACACAATTGGAGATCCCCTCAAAGACACTTCTGGTCCATCACTGAACATCCTCATCAAGCTCATGGCAGTGGAGTCTCTGGTGTTTGCTCCATTCTTTGCTGCTCATGGTGGCTTCTTGTTCAAACTACTGTAA
- the LOC123209175 gene encoding RNA pseudouridine synthase 1, with product MDDLARISSKISLNYFKLAEMPLLEGPSLLHSTLFLAPKPFFTKFSKIFISVSNMSNPTEPTSETVPQTTQNYPTPLSPPLPSISKDIELTRAMSASSKSSLFKLLRSDVLYEDEWLIAVNKPQGVYCESVLASVPCLLADNSPSGQRSAVTEAKPPELHLANRLDRDTSGVMIITKSHKVAAKLVKAFTDHKVSKTYIALCIGIAPKWDRVTLKSGHGRSKFGAWRVYAASDVGRTLPGGSVVREMVTSFEVLSVNRQGSYRELSEFQKDGANVIIVEKKAKIDGDAKKDEILVRAFPQSGRTHQIRLHCQYLGISIRGDVKYEGVYRWNGRTYEGHELHAESLSFEHPVTGSPIMLRAPLPCWASQALHSS from the exons ATGGACGATTTAGCACGTATAAGTTCTAAAATATCCCTCAACTACTTTAAACTTGCAGAAATGCCCCTCCTGGAAGGCCCTTCGTTACTTCATTCAACACTCTTCTTGGCTCCAAAACCCTTCTTCACCAAATTCTCCAAAATATTCATCTCCGTAAGCAACATGTCTAACCCAACCGAACCCACTTCCGAAACTGTCCCTCAAACCACACAGAATTACCCCACACCCCTCTCCCCTCCCTTGCCTTCCATATCAAAGGACATAGAGCTCACAAGAGCCATGTCTGCCTCTTCGAAATCAAGCCTTTTTAAGTTATTAAGAAGTGATGTGTTGTATGAAGACGAGTGGCTCATTGCTGTCAACAAGCCTCAAGGGGTTTATTGTGAGAGTGTTTTGGCTTCTGTTCCCTGTCTTCTTGCTGATAACTCGCCGTCGGGTCAACGCAGTGCAG TGACTGAAGCCAAACCTCCAGAGCTCCATCTTGCCAATCGCCTTGACCGTGACACAAGTGGTGTAATGATCATTACCAAGTCCCACAAAGTAGCAGCTAAGCTTGTGAAGGCATTTACTGATCATAAGGTGAGTAAAACTTATATTGCTCTCTGCATTGGTATTGCTCCAAAATGGGATAGAGTCACCCTTAAATCAGGCCATGGTCGGTCAAAGTTTGGAGCCTGGCGTGTGTATGCTGCATCAGATGTAGGTCGGACTCTACCTGGTGGATCTGTAGTCAGGGAAATGGTTACTTCCTTCGAAGTGTTATCAGTAAACAGACAGGGGAGCTACAGAGAGCTATCTGAATTTCAAAAAGATGGAGCAAATGttataattgttgaaaaaaaGGCCAAGATAGATGGTGATGCAAAGAAGGATGAGATCTTGGTTAGAGCATTTCCTCAGAGTGGAAGAACACATCAAATCCGCTTGCATTGTCAGTATCTTGGTATTTCAATTAGAGGGGATGTGAAATATGAAGGCGTCTATCGGTGGAATGGGAGGACTTATGAGGGCCATGAACTTCATGCGGAGAGCTTGTCTTTTGAGCATCCAGTCACTGGTTCTCCTATAATGTTACGAGCACCTCTACCTTGTTGGGCTAGCCAAGCATTGCATTCATCTTAA